The nucleotide sequence CGCCGTACGCACCGCTGACAACGGCAGCAGGAGCTTCGGGAACGGCATGTTGAGCAGCAGGCTGCTGCCGCTCACCACACTGGACGCTCCACTCTGCAGTGCGCCGGAGAAGTAGTAGAAGAAGAAAAGCCCGGCGCACAGGTGGACGAACCGCTCCGAGGCATCGCCACCGCCGCCGATGATCGTCACGAGCAGGTAGTAGACGATCGCGAGCAGCAGCGGGTTGATGACCAGCCAGAGCTGCCCGAACGTCGTGTTCGTGTTGGCCGCCCGCATGCCGGTGCGTGAGAGCTCGGCGGCGAACTGCCGGCGCTGCCACAGCGCGCGGAAGTACGTCCGCAGCTTGGGCAGCCCCGCCCTGTGCGGCTCGTACACGTGCACATACGAGGTGAATTCCTCGTCGACACGAGTGGCGTTCATCGAAGGCTTGCCTTTCTACCGCGGCCGGGCGCTGGATCGGGTGGATCCGCACCGGATCGGGTCAAGGGTAGACGACACACAGACGAAATATCGCACCCGTGGGCCACGCGCGACGATGTATGCCATCTCACGCCGTCCCCAGGTCCGCGTACACGCCGGCGAGCACACGGGAGTCGTGCTCCCAGGCCAGTTGCAGCCGAGCCTTGCCCACCGCCTCGACGTAGCCAGTATAGCCGGACGCGACCGCCTCTACGGCCGTGGCCAGCGACGACGCGTCGCCAGGCACGTACAGGCGGCCGAGTCCGTAACGGAGCACGAATGCGTGGAGTTCCGGCAGGTTGGCCGCCACGACCGGAACGCCCGCACGCACGGCGTGGAAGAGCTTGTTCGGCAGCGCCAGCCGGTGGTTCGCACAGGTATCGGTCAGCGTGACGACCGCCACTCCGACCTCCTGGTACAACCGGTCGACCTCGGGCAACGGCATCGGCGGCAGCACCTCGACGCCGGTGGTGTCGAGGCGGTAGCCGGGGTCGGCCGGTCCGGCGACGACGGTGCGCAGCGACGGCAGCCGGGCGGCCGCACCGACGACCGCCTCGAGGTCGCGGCCGGGGCCGATGCGCCCGGCGTAGGCGAACCCGGCCGGCTGGTCCGGCAGCTCCGGCGGCTCGTGCTCGGCCAGCGGGAAGGTGTTGCGCACCACGCGGACGTCGGGCAGGCCACGGCCGCGCAGCCGGGCGGCGATGCCCTCGCTGACGGTCAGCACCACCCGCGCCTGTCCGGCCAGCCGGGTCTCGCTGCGCCGGCCGCGCCACCGCGCGAGCGGGGTGGGCCGGCCCGGCAGCCCGCGGTCGAACCACAGCTCGTGGCTGTCGTAGACCAGCTTCGCCGACCACTGGCGGGCGAGGTCGGCGCCGAGCGCCAGCGTGTTGAAGTCGTGGGCGTGCACGACGTCGTGGGCTGGCCGGCCGGCCAGCAGCCGGGCGGCGTCGTCGCGCCAGCGCCGCTCGGTGCGCTCGCGGTGCTCGGGCAGCAGCAGCCAGCGCCCGGCCCGGCGCACCAGCGCCTTGGGGCCCGACGAGGACGCCAGCGCGACGCCGACGCCGCGCGGGGTGCCGGGCGGGCGCATGCCGCGGGACCGGGTGACCGACTCGACGGTGACGTCGTCGCCTGGGTCGAAGCCGTCCGGGACGTCGCGGCCGACGATGTGCACGGAGTGCCCCTCGGCCGTCAGCGTGGCGGCCTCGCGGAGCACCCGCGAGTCGCCGGCCACCGGGGACTGCACGAGCATCAGGACCTTCACGTCGCCGGTCCTCCCGCGGCCGCGGCGTCGCGGGCGGCGCCGCGCCGCGACCGGGCGGCGTCGCGTGACCCGAGGATGAACCCGGCGCCCCACGTCAGGTGCATCGTCGCCAGGACGGGCGGCAGCCAGGCGCGGGCGCGGGCGGGCAGCCCACGACCGGCCAGCGCCGCTGCGGCCGTCACGCCGAGGGCGTACCCGGCCGGCGCCAGCCAGCCGATCAGCAGCCACGACGGCCCCACCAGGCCGGCCAGCCCGGCCACGGTGCCCACGGTGACGGCCACGGTGACGGCGGGCGCGGCGAGGTAGCGGACGTTCGCGGTGTCGGGGTACCGGCGGACCACCTCGCGGCGCCACTGCCCGGTCTTGAGGAACTGCCGGGCCAGTGCGCGCAGGTTCGGCCGCGGCCGGTAGCTGACGACGAGGTCGGGCGTGAACCAGACGGTCTCGCCGGCCGCCCGGATGCGGTAGTTCAGCTCCCAGTCCTGGGCCCGGACGAAGTGCTCGTCGAAGCCGCCGAGGCGGTCGAGCACCTCGCGCCGGAACACCCCGAGATAGACGGTGTCAGCGGGGCCGGCCTGCCCGCCGAGGTGGAACTTCGCGCCGCCCAGCCCGAACGGCGACGTGTACGCCCAGGCGACGGCGCGCTCGAAGTCGGTCTGCCCCTCGGCGTTCATGATGCCGCCGACGTTGGCCGCACCGGTGCGCTCCAGCTCGGCGACGGCGGTGCGGATGTAGTGGTCGGACAGCACGCCGTGACCGTCGACCCGCACGACGACGCCGTGCCGGGCGGCGCCGAGCGCGGCGTTGAGTCCGGCGGGCGTGCGGCCGGCCGGGTTCGCGACCAGCCTGACCCGAGGGTCGGCGGCGGCGAGCTCGCGGGCGAGGTCGTCGGTGCGGTCGCGCGACGGGCCGAGCGCGAGCACCAGCTCGAGCTCGCCCGGGTACTGCTGCGCGAGCACCCCGGCGACGGCCTCGGCCAGGTGCCGTTCCTCGTCGAGCACGGGCATGATCACCGAGACGGCCGGCCACTCCCGCTCCTCGGGCGCGGCCGGCCGGTCGGTACGGGTGTGATCGGCGGCGTTCATGTCGGCAGGCACCTTACCCGCTACCGGTCGCCGGCAGCTCATTGATCCACTCACCGGCGCCGGGCAACCTCCGTCGCCGCCCGGGCGTCGTCCCCTTGAAGGCGAATCCTCGGAGGGGATCACGATGCCACGCACCCATACCCATCGACGGCACCGCCCACTCGGGCTGTTGCTGGCCGCGTCCGCGCTCGCTCTCGGCCCGCTCGCCGGGAGCGCCGCGGCCACGCCGAGCCCGGAGCCCACGGCCGAGGCCGAGGTGGTCCTGGAGGCGACCCTGGACCCGCGGAACGTCTTCGCGTCGCCGGGCTCGGTCGTCCCGCTCGAGGCGACGGTGACAAACACCGGGACGGCGGACATGACCGGCGGGAGCGCCGACTTCGAGGTGACCGGCGACGCCACCGTCGTCGGCGTCGAGCCCGGCGACGGCTGCGAGCAGGTGTCGCCGCAGCGGGTGGAGTGCCACACCGACGCCGCGCTGGCGGCGGGCGAGTCGGCCACCGCGACCTTCGAGGTCCAGCTGCCCGACAACGTGTCCGAGACGATCGTGGGCGACGCCACGCTGACCGTCGCCGGCGACAACGGCGGTGAGGCCACCGCCACGTCGATCCTCGAGGTCGGCCCGCCCGACGGCTACCACCTGCGGGTCACGGCCCCGGCATCCGCCGAGGGCGCGGCCGCCGAGTCCGTCGACCTGCTCACCACCGTGAGCAACGACGGCGGCATCGACCTCGCCGGCGCGAGCCTCGACGTCGAGGTGCCCGACGGCGCCACCATCACCGGCGTGACCGTTCCGGACCTCGTGCCCGGCACCGAGCGCCCGGACGAGGGCTGCGCGATCGTGACCCCGCGGCGCCTGGAGTGCCACACGGAGCAGACGCTGATCGCCTACGACGGCTACTACGAGGCCACGGTCGAGGTGCTCTTCGACGACGACGCGCCGGCCGGCGAGCTGGGCGTCGCGACCGTCCGCGGCGCGGGCGACCAGGGCGGCGACGACACCGTCGACACCGCCGAGGTCGTGCTGACGGTGCTCGAGGGCGGCGGCACGGAGACGGGCGGCACCGAGACCGGCACGGAGACCGGCGGCGACGGTGGCACGGCCGGCGGGAACGAGCTGCCGAACACCGGCGGCGACGAGCTGGCCGACACCGGCGCGGGCCGGCTGCCCGTCCTGCTGGCCGGCGCCGTGCTGCTGGCGGCCGGCGGCGCGCTGCTGCTGCGCACCCGCCGGACCTGACCTCCGGCTACTCGTAGGAGCAGACGGACGACATCTCGACCGGCTCCGTCTCGTCCGTCTCCTCGTCGTCCGGGTCGCCGGTCTCGTCGGAGGCCGGCTGCTCGGACGGCTCGTCGGCCGCTTCGTCACGGGACTCCTCGGTCGGCTCGTCGGCCGGCTCGTCGGCGGCCGGCTCGTCGCTCGCCTCGTCGCTCGGCTCCTCGGATGCGGACTCCGACGGCGCCGGCTCCGCGTCGCCGGACAACAGCGCGTCGACCTCGTCGTGGATGAGCCCGATGTCCGGGTCGGCCGGCACGATGAGCGGCGGCACGAACTGCAGCGAGGTGATCTCCTGGTCCTTCGCCTTCGACGCGAGGTTCACGAGGTTGGCGAGGTCCTGCCGCGGGATGTCGGTGGTGATGACCGACTTCGACGCGTCGGTCAGCTCGATGAAGTTCGACAGCACGGTCTGCGGGTCGGCCTGGTTGACCAGCGCGCCGATGACGCAGCGCTGCCGGGCCATGCGGGCGTAGTCCGACGACCCCTCACGCGACCGGGCGTACCAGAGCGCGTGGTAGCCGTCGAGCTCCTGCAGCCCGGGCTCGAGGACGCGGCCCTTCTCGCCGATCGGCAGCTCCTCGTTCACGCGGATCGTGACGCCGCCGATCGCGTCGATGATGTCGCGGAACCCCTGCAGGTCGACGGCCACGTAGTAGTGCACCGGCAGGCCGAGCGTGCCCTCGACGGCCTGCTTGACCGCGGTGGGGCCGGGACCGGACGGGCCCTCGAACAGCTCCGGGTTCTCCTCGCCGAACGTCCACGTCGCGTTCAGCATGTAGTCGGACTCGTCGCTGTCGTCGTCGCCGGCGAAGCCGCGCGGGAACTCGTCGTCGGCGGGGGTGCCGTCGGGGAACCGGGCGTTCTCCAGGTTGCGCGGCAGGCTGATCATCGCCGGCTCACCGGTGCGGACGTCGATGGAGACCAGGTTGATGCTGTCGGGACGGACGCCGACCCGGCCGTCGCCGGCGTCGACGCCGAGCAGCAGGATGTTGAGCCGGCCGTCGCTGGCCGCGGCGACCTCGCCGGACGGGAACATCTCGACGACGGCGTCGTGCGCGGCCGTCGCGTACCGGGCGGCGACGACGAACGGCGTCGACACCAGCGCCGCCAGCCCGAGCGTCGCGCCGATCATGATCAGCCGGTGCTTCTGGCTCAGCCCCGGTGGGTGGCCCAGGCGCCACGCGTCCAGCAGCAGCACGACCCACGCCGCCGCGACCCCGAAGGCGAGCAGCTTGAACATCGTCAGCAGCCACGGCCGGACGGCGAGCCCGGCGAGGTCCTGCAGCGGCACCAGCCAGAACACCAGCAGCGCCACGCCGATCAGGCCGCCGTAGACACCGAGCGCGATCTTCCCCGTCTTCTTGTGGCCGGCGACGAGCTGGGCGCTGCCGGGCGCGACGACGGACATGGCCATGAGCGTCACCGAACGACGGAACCGCGCCGCCTCGGCCCGCTGGGCGCGGAGCGCGGCGATCGCCTCGCGACGGGCCCGCACACGCCGCGGATCCGGCGGCCGTGCCGCTGTCGTCATGCACTTCCCCCAATGAACCGGACGAGCCGGCGAGTCCCCGTGCTCGCCGCTTCGTCAGTATCACCACAGGGCCGGCCGAATTCACGGGCGGCACGCCGAGCCCAGGCGCCTCTCTAGTCACATCTGTCACATGAGTAGGTGGAACCGGGTCATTTCGGACTCGGCCGCCGTCAGACCTCGGCGTGGCCCTGCTCGCGGGAGTGCAGGATGGCCGCGCGCCGGGCCAGCCGGTGCGTCCGGCGGATCTCGGCCTCGGCGAACCGGCGGCGGTCCTCGTCGGTCTCCGGGAGCACCGGCGGCACCTCGCGCGGCGCGCCGTCGGCCCCGAGCGCGACGAACACGAGGTAGGCGGTGGCGACGGGCGTGGCCGGCCGGACCTCGTTCCACGGCTCCGCGAGCACCCGCACGCCGACCTCCATCGACGTCCGGCCGGTCCAGTTCACCTTCGCGTGCGCGTGCACGAGGTTGCCGACGTGCACCGGCTCGAGCAACGTCATCTCGTCCATCGACGCCGTGACGGCCGGCCCGCCGGAGTGCCGCTGCGCCACCGCGCCGGCGACGTCGTCGACCAGTTTCATGATCACGCCACCGTGCACCGTGCCGAGCAGGTTCGTGTCGAGCGCGGTCATGATGCGCGACAGGCTGGTATGCGCGGCCGACGACGGCCGGCCCTCGGGACTCATGCTCGACACCGTACGGCTTGACCATGCCGAACACGCGTCGGTACGGTCTGTGACGTGACGCACGGCCAGGCCATGATGCGAATGCTGCACTTCAAGTGCGGCCGTTCGATGCTGGCCTGACGCGTCCACCGTCAGACACCGGGCTCCCGCACTGCGCGGGGGCCCTTTTGTTTTGCCCATGACTTGTGTGTCCGCCCGGCCCCGAGGGGAACCATGTATCCGCCGATCACCTATCTGACCGACTGTTCGGACACCAACGCGCGGGCCCGGCTGACCACCCGCATGGCGGCGCTGTTCGGGCGGTCGCCGGTGGTGCTGCCGCTGGACGGGCCGGCGCCGGTGGAGTCGGCCGGGCTGACGCTGCTGGACGTGCTGCTGTCGACGCGGCTGCTCGGCGAGGACGGCCACCCGACGGTGACGCTGGTCAACGTGGCGCCGCGGGACGGCCGCTGGCCCAACGGCGCGCCGTTCGGCTGGTTCCGGCACGGCCGGCACACCGTGTTCACCACGTACGACCCGGCGCTGCTGGACCCGGTGCGACGACACCTCGGCGTGACCTCGGTCTCGGTGACGGACGCGCGGACGGTGCTGGCGGCGGCCGAGTGGGCGTCCATCGGCGAGTCCGACGCCGCCGACCTCGCGGCCACGCAGTTCCGCAGCCTCTGGTACCTGCCCCTGCTGGCGAAGTGGGTGCTCGACGACCGGCCGGTGCCGTCGTCGCCGGTGGAGCTGCCCGTCCCCGAGCGGCCCGGCGGTGTCCGCGTCGCGCTGGTCGACAACTTCGGCAACTGCAAGCTGACCTGCACCGCCGCCGACCCCGGCGTGGCGGAGGGCGACCGTGTCGCCGTCGACACCGGACGTGGTGAGGCACGGAAGGTGCGCTACCACGAGCGGCTCTCCGACGTCCGCGCAGGCACGGCCGCGCTGGTCACGGGCAGCTCCGGCCCCGGATTCCTGGAGCTGGTCGTGAGCGGCGGCTCGGCGGCGGACGAGCTCGGGCTGCGCGCCGGCGACACCGTCGATCTCCAGGGCTGACACGCGAGATCGGCAGGTTACAGAGCCGGTCGGCGACGGTATGGTCAAACGTGATGCGAGCAGACGGCGAGGCAGGGATGGCGGCGTACGGGGCTGACGGCGGTGCGCGGGGGACCGAGGTCAAGGTCACCACGTACCAAACCGGCAACGTCCCGGGGGTGTCCTATCGCGGCGGGGTGGCGCACAGCCCGCGCGACGACGAGCCCGCGCCGGCCGCGGCCGCGCCCGCCGGCACCAGCGTCATGCCGGCCGACCAGTACGGACCGGCCGACACCGACGGCGCCGGCGCACCACCCGCGTCGCCGCCCACCCGTCGTCGCCGCGACGGCGCCGAGCCACCCGGCCGGCCGAAGAAGAAGCGCTCCGGCTTCGTCCGCTTCCTCCGCTGGTTCCTGGCGTTCTGGCTGGTCGTCATCGTCGCGCTCGTCGCGCTGGTCTGGTACGTGTGGGGCCGCATCGAGAAGGTCGACGCCATCCCGTCCGACCACGGCTCGGCGGTCTCCGACGGCCGGGTCTTCCTGCTGGTCGGCTCGGACAGCCGCGAGGACCTCTCCGACGAGGAGCAGAGCGAGCTGGGCACCGGCAGCACCGAGGGCCAGCGCACCGACACCATCATGCTGCTGCACGTGCCCGGCGGCGGCGCCCGCAACGCGCTCATCAGCCTCCCGCGCGACTCCGTCGTCGACATCCCCGGCCACGGCGAGAACCGCATCAATGCCGCGTTCGCGTTCGGCGGCGCGCCGCTGCTGGTCGAGACCATCGAAGGGGCCACCGGCGTCGCCATCGACGACTACGTGCAGATCGGCTTCGGCGGCTTCGCCGGCATCGTCGATGCCCTCGGCGGCGTCGAGATCTGCCTCGACGAGCCGGTCCAGGACGAGCAGGCGCACATCGACCTGCCGGCCGGCTGCCAGACGCTGCAGGGTCCCGACGCGCTCGGCTACGCCCGGGCCCGGCACTTCGACCCGACGTCCGACATCGGCCGGGTGCAGCGGCAGCGTGAGCTGATCTCCGCCATCTCCGACAAGGCGCTGTCCCCCGGCACGCTGGTCAACCCGATCGAGCTGACGCGGACGGCGCTGGCCGGCGGCGACGCGCTGGTGCTCGACAACGACACCGGCCCGATGGACATGTTCGCGTTCATTCGTGGCATCGGCTCGGTCTCCGGCGGCTCCGGCGACACCATCACCGTCCCCCTCGGCAACATCGGCAACACCGTCACCTGGGACCCGGAACTGTCCGGCGCGCTGTGGACTGCCCTGCAGAACGGTAGTGATATACCCTCCGAGGTCATTGACGCTCAACCGTAGGCAGCGTGCAATTCGGAGGGCATGATGCTGATCAGCGACTTTCTGACGTCGCAAGCACCCTGTCACAACGACCTTGCCTGGACAGGATCGCCGCTGCCGACGCATCCGGCACTGGCGGGGCTTCCGGTCGCCGGCGTGGACAAGCGCCGGCCCGTTCAGGTGTCCATCGTCCTCACAGCCGACCTACCCGATGGCCTGGACCACCTGGATGACGTCACCGTCGGCGACCGCGCGGTGCTACTCATCGACGCGCTCCCCGTCGAACCGGCCATCCACATGCTCAGGACCGCGCTGACCAAGCGCGGCTTCGAGATCCTGCACGCCGTCTACCTCGACGACGCCATCGACATCCAGGCCGTCGGCGGGCTGGCGGTCCTGCGGGTCGGCACCTCAGGCGACGCCGGCCTCACCAGGGCGAACCTCGACGCGGTCACCGTCGATGGCCAACCCAACTGGGAACGCGCACGGGCCGCCTTCGGGAAAATGGCCGCGCAGTACGAGTCCACGCTCGAGGCGCTGCACGACGTCCAGGCCGAGCTGCGGTCCGCGGAGGCGCACCGCCGAACCGCCGAGGCCAGGCTCGAGAACACCCTCTCGTCCACGACGATGCGCGTCGGGCAGGCGGCCGTCGCGGTCGGACGGCACCCGGTCCGCGGTGCCCGCCGCGCGGCGGGCATCCTCCGCGACGCCTGGCGGTCGCACCGTGCGCCCGCACCCCGGCGCACCACGCGGCCGGCCGTGCGGACCGCGGCGGACGGCCCTCCGCGCATGAACTTCTACGTGCCGATGCCGGTCCCGCCCGGCCCCGACCGCGGCCAGCCGCGGGAGCTGCACATCACCGTCCCGAACACCTACCTGGTCGCCCGGCATTTGTTGAAGAACGGCATCGGGGGCTACGAGCCCTCGACGATCGCCTGGTACCTCGCGCTCTGCGATACCGCGCCCGCCGGCGCCGTCTGGGATGTCGGCGCCAACCTCGGCCCCTACGCCCTGCTCGCCCGCGCATATTCCGACCGCGACATCGTCGCGTTCGAGCCGACGCCGGATCTCGCGCACTGGGCGCGGCATCTGTCAGAGATCAACGACCTGCCCTACCGGCTGGAGCAGATCGCCGCCGGCGAGACCGCCGGCACCGCCACCTTCTACTTGTCCGAGAGCAGCGACTCGTCCAACTCGCTTGCCGAAGGCTTCAGGGTCTCCAAGCGGCAGCTCGACGTGCTCGTCGAGCCCCTCGACCGGTATGCGCGGCGCACCGGCTCAGTGCCCGCGGTGATGAAGGTGGACACAGAGACCACCGAGCACCACGTGCTGCGCGGCGCCCGTGACGTTCTCGCCGAGCACCGGCCGTGGATCGTCTGCGAGGTGCTGTCCGGCCGGGCACCCGAGCAGCCGCTCACCGAGCTGCTCGGAGACCTGGGGTACCACTTCTTCCACCTCAACGGTTCCGACCCGCTGCCCGAGAAGGATGTCATCAAGGGTGACCCGACCTACGAGCACATGAACTACCTATTCGCCCCCGGCCCGATCGACGATGAGCTGGCCGCCGCGGCCCGGGGCTGGCAAGCGGCATTGGAGGCGACACCACGCCCCCGTCAGCCGCGCCGCCGCTGATCGGTCAGGGGCGGCCGAGACCCCGGTACGTCCAGCCGGCGGCCCGCCACGCGTCGGCGTCCAGGCAGTTGCGGCCGTCGACCACCACGGGGGTCTCGACGATGCCGGCCAACTCGGCGGGGTCGAGCTCGCGGAACTCCTGCCACTCGGTGAGGTGCAGGACGACGCTGGCGTCGCGGCACGCCTCCATGGCGGACTCGGCGTAGGGCAGCGTCGGGAAGACCTTGCGGGCGTTGGCGATGGCCTTCGGGTCGTAGACCGACACCCGGGCGCCCTGCAGGTGCAGCTGCCCGGCGATGTTCAGCGCGGGCGAGTCGCGGACGTCGTCGGAGTGCGGCTTGAACGCCGCGCCCAGCACCGCGATGCGCCGGTTGGCGACGCTGCCGCCGACCAGCTCGCGGGTGAGGTCAACGACGTACTGGCGGCGGCGCAGGTTGATGGCGTCGACCTCGGCGAGGAAGGCCAGCGAGTGCGACGCGCCCAGCTCACCGGCGCGGGCCATGAACGCACGGATGTCCTTGGGCAGGCAGCCGCCGCCGAACCCGATGCCGGAGTTCAGGTACTTGCGGCCGATGCGGGCGTCGTGCCCGATGGCGTCGGCCAGCTTGGTGACGTCGGCGCCGGCCACCTCGGCGATCTCGGCCATCGCGTTGATGAAGGAGATCTTCGTCGCCAGGAACGCGTTGGCGGACACCTTGACCAGCTCGGCCGTCGGGAGGTCGGTGACGATGACCGGGGTGTCGTCGTCGATGGCGCGCGCGTAGACCCCGCGCAGCCGCCGCTCCGCGTCGCCGGACGTCACGCCGAAGACCAGGCGGTCGGGGCGGAGTGTGTCCTCGACGGCGTACCCCTCGCGCAGGAACTCCGGGTTCCACGCCAGCTCCGCGCCGGCCCCGACGGGCGCCGTCTTGGCCAGCCGGTCGGCCATCGCCGCGGCGGTGCCCACCGGCACCGTCGACTTCCCCACCACCAGGCACTCGCTGCCGAGGTGCGGCGCGAGGGAGTCGATGGCCGCCTCGACGTAGCGCATGTCGGCGGCCAGGCCGTCGCGGCGCTGCGGGGTGCCGACGCAGACGAAGTGGACGTCGGCGCCGGCGACCGCGGCGAAGTCGGTCGTGAACGTCAGGCGGCCGGTGGCGGAGTGCTTGGCCAGCAGCTCGTCCAGCCCGGGCTCGTAGAACGGCGCCTCGCCGCGGGCCAGCGCCGCCACCTTGTCCGCGTCGACGTCGACGCCGACGACCGTGTAGCCCAGCTCGGCCATGCCGACCGCGTGGACGGCGCCCAGGTAGCCGGTGCCGATGACGGAGATGCGCAAGGTCACGATCAGTCCCAACCCGTGAAGCCCGATTGACGGGGTCGAGGTTACAAGTCCGCGGGCGGGGCCGCCATGCCGCACTTGCGGTGCCGACCCTACTCGCGAGTAGCATCGGAGCATGGATGCCGACTTCGATCTGTACCGGCTCAGCGACGAGCACGAGGCGATCCGGTTAGCGGTGCGCGAGCTGTGTACCGACAAGGTGGCGCCGCACGCCGCCGAGGCTGACGAGACCAGCACGTTCCCGCAGGCCTCGTACGACGCGCTGCGCTCGGCCGACTTCCACGCGCCGCACATCCCGGAGGAGTACGGCGGCGCCGGCGCCGACGCGCTGGCCACCTGCATCGTCATCGAGGAGATCGCCCGCGCCTGCGCGTCGTCCTCGCTCATCCCGGCGGTCAACAAGCTGGGCACGATGCCGCTGCTGCTGGCCGCCTCTCCCGCGGTCAAGGAGAAGTACCTGCCGCCGGTCGCCGCCGGCGAGGCGATGTTCTCCTACGGCCTGTCCGAACGCGAGGCCGGCTCGGACACCGCGTCGATGAAGACCCGCGCCGTCCCCGACGGCGACGGCTGGGTGCTGTCCGGGCAGAAGTCGTGGATCACCAACGCCGGGGTGTCGCAGTACTACACCGTCATGGCCGTCACCGACCCCTCCGCGGGCTCGCGGGGCATCTCCTCGTTCGTCGTCGAGGCGTCCGACGAGGGGTTCTCCGTCGGGGCGCTGGAGCGCAAGCTCGGCATCAAGGGCTCGCCGACGCGCGAGCTGCTGTTTGACAAGTGCCGGAT is from Jiangella alkaliphila and encodes:
- a CDS encoding UDP-glucose dehydrogenase family protein, which codes for MTLRISVIGTGYLGAVHAVGMAELGYTVVGVDVDADKVAALARGEAPFYEPGLDELLAKHSATGRLTFTTDFAAVAGADVHFVCVGTPQRRDGLAADMRYVEAAIDSLAPHLGSECLVVGKSTVPVGTAAAMADRLAKTAPVGAGAELAWNPEFLREGYAVEDTLRPDRLVFGVTSGDAERRLRGVYARAIDDDTPVIVTDLPTAELVKVSANAFLATKISFINAMAEIAEVAGADVTKLADAIGHDARIGRKYLNSGIGFGGGCLPKDIRAFMARAGELGASHSLAFLAEVDAINLRRRQYVVDLTRELVGGSVANRRIAVLGAAFKPHSDDVRDSPALNIAGQLHLQGARVSVYDPKAIANARKVFPTLPYAESAMEACRDASVVLHLTEWQEFRELDPAELAGIVETPVVVDGRNCLDADAWRAAGWTYRGLGRP
- a CDS encoding acyl-CoA dehydrogenase family protein gives rise to the protein MDADFDLYRLSDEHEAIRLAVRELCTDKVAPHAAEADETSTFPQASYDALRSADFHAPHIPEEYGGAGADALATCIVIEEIARACASSSLIPAVNKLGTMPLLLAASPAVKEKYLPPVAAGEAMFSYGLSEREAGSDTASMKTRAVPDGDGWVLSGQKSWITNAGVSQYYTVMAVTDPSAGSRGISSFVVEASDEGFSVGALERKLGIKGSPTRELLFDKCRIPSDRLVGDLGQGLKIALRTLDHTRVTIGAQAVGIAAGAVAAATAYVQERQQFGRPISDFQGVQFMLADMAMKTEAARQMVYRAAAASERDESSLGFLGAAAKCFASDVAMSVTTDAVQLFGGYGYTRDYPVERMMRDAKITQIYEGTNQIQRMVMARQLLKGIVSF